One window from the genome of Scatophagus argus isolate fScaArg1 chromosome 13, fScaArg1.pri, whole genome shotgun sequence encodes:
- the tmem236 gene encoding transmembrane protein 236 — MTSGKTLKLILYEVLQFAALIVPIFVIMERFAGLISDVKGRSLTAYWLVVAVSIAYVTSVTLLVWVPLKYLILKRQRLISEITQWRPTALAYIILCTLPCFAILIASSKVQVDKGHRLDHFTELPVSLVLSSLICVDIIERVRPCNLLGRSDNVDLDLDMSGPVLTQVKHVTTVSSQLRTDDGQNGLTQGHPEVGNGSTSDRWQDLAGSPGRSTSTAYLYSLSSRPRSYSGHVGFLWRRDGRAEVFVDSFMFWLDTVELVRVAGEPSVFYSVWVFPVYILAFMSTLRVAIAPNNPLLSSAGFALQDLPFFIIRVALIVVFGLVTPVLYPLKNVLVSVTFIYFTFLSRLRIFKRQSMF; from the exons ATGACCTCGGGTAAGACGCTCAAACTCATCCTGTATGAGGTGCTGCAGTTTGCAGCCCTGATCGTGCCGATCTTTGTTATCATGGAGAGGTTTGCCGGCCTCATAAGTGATGTGAAAGGACGTAGTCTAACCGCCTACTGGCTCGTGGTGGCAGTCTCCATTGCCTATGTGACCTCCGTGACCCTGCTGGTGTGGGTTCCTCTGAAATACCTGATCCTGAAGCGGCAAAGACTCATCTCAGAGATCACACAATG gagacCAACAGCGCTGGCGTACATCATCCTGTGTACATTACCGTGTTTTGCTATTTTAATAGCCAGCTCCAAG GTGCAGGTGGACAAAGGACACAGGTTGGACCATTTCACAGAGTTGCCTGTTTCCTTGGTGCTTTCCTCCCTCATCTGTGTGGATATCATAGAGAGGGTTCGTCCCTGCAACCTCCTTGGACGGT CAGACAATGTGGATCTCGACCTTGACATGTCAGGCCCCGTCCTCACTCAGGTGAAACACGTGACCACCGTAAGCAGCCAGCTGCGCACTGATGATGGTCAGAATGGGTTGACCCAGGGCCACCCGGAGGTCGGGAATGGGAGCACCTCAGACAGATGGCAGGACCTTGCAGGCTCACCTGGTCGCTCAACCAGCACTGCCTACCTGTACTCGCTATCCTCACGCCCCCGATCCTACTCGGGTCACGTGGGCTTCCTGTGGAGGAGGGATGGAAGAGCAGAGGTGTTCGTGGATAGCTTCATGTTCTGGCTAGACACTGTGGAGTTGGTGAGAGTGGCAGGAGAGCCGTCGGTCTTCTACTCAGTCTGGGTGTTCCCCGTCTACATCCTTGCCTTCATGTCTACACTCCGTGTAGCCATCGCTCCTAACAACCCTTTATTGTCCTCTGCTGGATTTGCTCTGCAGGACCTTCCTTTCTTTATCATTCGAGTGGCTCTGATTGTTGTGTTTGGTTTAGTAACTCCTGTGTTGTACCCGTTGAAAAACGTGCTGGTGAGCGTGACCTTCATCTACTTCACATTCCTGAGCAGGCTGAGGATTTTCAAAAGGCAGAGCATGTTTTGA
- the LOC124069732 gene encoding LOW QUALITY PROTEIN: collectin-12-like (The sequence of the model RefSeq protein was modified relative to this genomic sequence to represent the inferred CDS: substituted 1 base at 1 genomic stop codon) codes for MDNSERGEREKEKTKQNFDDFADEEEVQSFGYKRFGIQEGTECTKCKNDWALRAAIALLYVLCALLTIAVAVLGYKVVQRMDNVTEGMQNYGGKINAVETDLKKLDDQAGEKSVNATSEIKTFKSDLEALQSQLNDVALRATRYREILDDLQITGDDMQNGHVSLQGFLQSNTDSLRGVNQTLASYSSMIDDLQTDTARLQTEIQGQVKVQSQTQVSVSALNITQSQQRNLLSTLQKTVEDAGQAVQKLKNDFQGLQQTARQTRADTEWLKEKVQNLQVLAANNSALARSNGEALDDLGAQLSTLASQIQNASALTEGHDQSLRELMDHQRDHDNTTSSKFDEMEARLDRQENDMDRVTGNVSFATQLLGAISSDLNGLRSCAETVMLHTDLLVGLNGSVTEIKADSKDLHTQQNELTARLDSEVRNLSMVMEEMKLVDSKHSQLITNFTILKGPPGPRGPKGDKGPQGPVGQIGQKGDKGDKGMPGLMGVKGEKGAAGMPGAIGPKGASGPRGLPGAKGSRGPGGRPGSPGEKGDPGIPGIPGRDGQPGIQGPQGPQGPRGAAGPAGLEGPRGPVGPIGPPGPPGLPGIPAPVPPLHSNTPQLTQPTQVPEPPKPPQPRKPAVEPEGTVSRQVQPPAGTTPTPGCPPEFRKFGDSCYYFSSGSLRLNFDEAYQFCTNMSCHMLIINDNEEQQFVRNTIAGKGYFWLGLTDREEENVWKWVDGTIPVFKKWKPGQPDNWTHGHEEGEDCAGSDPEKIKXQRKAKSVVVNTPAMPLFTTNPFDQDVEKATSEMNTAEDWGLILDICDKIGQSRTGPKECLRSIMRRVNHKDPHVAMQALTLLGACVSNCGKIFHLEVCSREFASEVSNVLNKGHPKVCEKLKALMVEWAEDFRNDPQLSLISAMIKNLREQGVTFPAVGSQAAEQAKASPALVAKDPSTSTNKKEEEDLAKAIELSLKEQRQQPQASLSSLYPSTSSLLSSHKSDGRKVRAIYDFEAAEDNELTFKSGEIITILDDSDPNWWKGETYQGIGLFPSNFVTADLTAEPEMMKTEKKTVQFSEDIQVETIEPEQEPVYIDEDKMDQLLQMIQSADPTDNQSDSVELLQLEGACNQMGPLIDQKLEDIDRKHSELSELNVKVMEALSLYAKLMNEDPVYAMYAKLQSQQYYMQQPASAGQQVYPGQPASGSYAMSGTAVQGYAVPMEQLPAGTPLPGQPAPSDVHMYMGQPPVYTAAPGSMAPADVQSYQNPTTAPGPVPGTTPAGMTQTPNYSAPSGPSIAPSSDISQAPYSEKALL; via the exons GAATTCAGGAGGGTACAGAGTGCACAAAGTGTAAAAACGACTGGGCCCTTAGGGCGGCTATTGCACTGCTCTATGTGCTCTGTGCCCTGCTCACCATAGCAGTGGCTGTCCTCGGATACAAAG TGGTCCAGAGAATGGACAATGTCACAGAGGGCATGCAGAATTATGGAGGCAAGATCAACGCTGTGGAGACAGACTTGAAGAAACTTG ATGATCAGGCAGGAGAGAAGTCAGTTAACGCCACAAGTGAAATCAAGACTTTCAAGTCAGATCTGGAGGCATTACAGAGCCAACTGAATGATGTTGCTCTCAGGGCGACCAGATACAGGGAGATACTGGATGATCTTCAGATCACAGGCGATGACATGCAAAATGGCCATGTCTCTCTGCAGGGTTTTCTGCAAAGCAATACTGACTCACTGCGAGGGGTCAACCAGACCTTGGCTTCCTACAGCAGCATGATTGACGACCTCCAGACAGACACTGCACGGCTCCAAACAGAGATACAGGGCCAGGTCAAAGTGCAGAGCCAGACCCAGGTTAGTGTCAGTGCGTTAAACATCACCCAGTCCCAGCAGCGTAATCTGCTCAGCACGCTACAGAAAACGGTTGAAGACGCAGGCCAGGCAGTGCAGAAATTGAAGAATGACTTTCAGGGTCTGCAGCAGACAGCCAGGCAAACCCGGGCTGACACAGAGTGGCTAAAGGAAAAGGTCCAGAACCTCCAGGTTTTGGCAGCCAACAACTCAGCCCTGGCCCGGTCTAATGGAGAAGCTCTGGATGACTTGGGGGCTCAGCTCAGCACGTTAGCCAGTCAGATCCAGAACGCCTCAGCTCTCACTGAAGGACATGACCAGAGCCTGCGTGAGTTGATGGACCACCAGAGAGACCATGATAACACCACATCATCAAAGTTTGATGAGATGGAAGCACGTCTAGACAGACAAGAGAATGACATGGATCGAGTTACTGGCAATGTGAGTTTTGCCACACAGCTCCTCGGTGCCATAAGCTCTGACCTGAATGGCCTGAGGTCCTGCGCTGAGACAGTGATGCTACATACAGATCTCTTGGTGGGGCTCAATGGTAGTGTCACAGAGATCAAGGCAGACAGCAAAGACCTCCACACCCAGCAAAATGAGCTGACAGCCAGGTTGGACAGCGAGGTTAGAAATCTCTCTatggtgatggaggagatgaagcTGGTGGACAGCAAGCACTCGCAGCTCATCACCAACTTCACCATCCTGAAGG GTCCACCAGGTCCAAGGGGCCCCAAGGGTGACAAGGGTCCGCAGGGACCAGTGGGCCAGATAGGACAAAAGGGTGATAAAGGAGACAAAGGGATGCCAGGATTGATGGGAGTTAAAGGAGAGAAAGGTGCTGCTGGAATGCCAGGTGCAATAGGGCCAAAGGGTGCATCCGGGCCAAGAGGTCTCCCAGGGGCTAAAGGGTCAAGGGGGCCTGGAGGCCGACCTGGAAGCCCTGGTGAAAAAGGTGACCCCGGGATTCCAGGAATCCCTGGTAGGGATGGACAGCCAGGGATTCAAGGACCACAAGGGCCGCAAGGGccaagaggagcagcaggacctGCAGGGTTGGAGGGGCCTCGTGGGCCTGTTGGACCAATTGGCCCTCCCGGTCCTCCAGGGCTACCGGGGATTCCTGCGCCAGTACCTCCTCTACATTCTAATACTCCTCAGCTCACTCAGCCCACTCAGGTTCCTGAACCTCCCAAACCACCGCAACCTCGCAAGCCAGCGGTGGAACCAGAAGGCACAGTGTCACGACAGGTCCAGCCCCCTGCAGGCACAACTCCAACACCTG GTTGCCCACCTGAGTTTCGAAAGTTTGGCGACAGCTGCTATTACTTCTCCTCTGGTTCGCTGAGACTCAACTTTGACGAGGCCTACCAGTTTTGTACTAACATGTCATGTCATATGCTCATTATTAACGACAATGAGGAACAG CAATTTGTGAGAAATACCATTGCAGGAAAAGGTTATTTCTGGCTGGGCCTTACtgacagggaggaggaaaatGTCTGGAAATGGGTGGATGGAACGATACCTGTTTTCAA GAAATGGAAGCCTGGCCAACCCGATAACTGGACGCATGGTCACGAAGAAGGCGAGGACTGTGCCG GTTCAGATCcagaaaaaat AAAATAACAGAGGAAGGCGAAATCTGTTGTTGTCAATACGCCAGCAATGCCTCTCTTCACGACAAACCCATTTGACCAAGATGTTG AGAAAGCAACCAGTGAGATGAACACAGCTGAGGACTGGGGCCTCATCCTGGACATATGTGATAAGATAGGACAGTCACGTACTGG GCCTAAAGAATGTCTCCGCTCTATAATGAGAAGAGTGAACCACAAGGATCCTCATGTGGCCATGCAGGCGCTGACT CTCCTTGGTGCCTGTGTCTCAAACTGTGGGAAGATATTCCACTTGGAGGTGTGCTCCAGAGAGTTTGCCAGCGAAGTCAGTAATGTCTTAAACAAG GGCCACCCCAAAGTGTGTGAGAAGTTGAAAGCCCTCATGGTGGAGTGGGCAGAGGACTTCCGCAATGATCCCCAACTCAGTCTGATCTCCGCTATGATCAAGAATCTACGTGAGCAGGGAGTCACGTTCCCAGCTGTCGGGTCACAG GCTGCAGAGCAAGCAAAAGCAAGCCCTGCTTTAGTGGCAAAGGATCCTTCcacatcaacaaacaaaaaagaggaagaagatctGGCCAAAG CTATCGagctgtcactgaaggagcaaCGTCAGCAGCCGCAGGCCTCGCTGTCGAGCCTTTACCCAAGCACCTCCAGCCTGCTCTCCTCACACAAGTCGGACGGCAGGAAAGTCCGTGCCATCTACGACTTTGAGGCTGCCGAGGACAATGAGCTCACTTTCAAGTCGGGAGAAATCATCACCATCCTGGACGACAG TGACCCCAACTGGTGGAAAGGGGAAACATACCAGGGAATTGGGTTGTTCCCCTCTAACTTTGTCACAGCTGACCTCACTGCAGAGCCTGAGATga tgaagacagaaaagaaaacagtacagTTCAGTGAGGACATCCAGGTGGAGACCATAGAGCCTGAGCAGGAGCCTGTATACATAGACGAG GATAAAATGGACCAGCTACTTCAGATGATCCAGAGTGCAGATCCTACAGACAACCAGTCAGACAGCGTTGAGTTACTACAGCTGGAAG GTGCCTGCAATCAAATGGGACCCCTCATCGATCAGAAGTTGGAGGATATTGACAG GAAGCACTCGGAGCTGTCAGAGCTTAATGTAAAGGTGATGGAAGCTCTGTCTTTGTATGCCAAGCTAATGAATGAAGATCCAGTTTACGCCATGTATGCCAAGCTGCAGAGCCAACAGTACTACATGCAGCAGCCTGCCAGTGCAGGACAACAG gTGTACCCTGGTCAGCCTGCATCAGGTTCTTATGCCATGAGCGGTACTGCTGTGCAGGGTTATGCTGTCCCCATGGAGCAGCTACCGGCTGGAACACCTTTACCTGGTCAGCCAGCCCCCAG TGACGTTCATATGTACATGGGCCAGCCGCCAGTATACACTGCAGCTCCAGGCAGCATGGCCCCAGCAGACGTTCAGTCCTACCAGAACCCCACAACCGCCCCTGGTCCCGTCCCAGGCACAACTCCCGCAGGCATGACGCAGACGCCAAACTACAGCGCGCCGTCTGGCCCGAGCATAGCACCTTCCTCAGACATCTCACAGGCTCCTTACTCAGAGAAAGCCTTGCTATAG